Proteins encoded within one genomic window of Macaca thibetana thibetana isolate TM-01 chromosome 3, ASM2454274v1, whole genome shotgun sequence:
- the ATG9B gene encoding autophagy-related protein 9B, with protein sequence MVSQIGWGGRRGRLGRWGDLGPGSVPLLPMPLPPPPPPSCRGPGGGRISIFSLSPAPHTRSSPSSFSPPTPRPPCSVLQGTGAQPCHSALPTPATPPTQAQPAMTPASASPSWGSHSTPPLASATPPPSHQCPQDSPGLRVGPLIPEQDYERLEDCDPEGSQDSPIHGEEQQPLLHVPEGLCGSWHHIQNLDSFFTKIYSYHQRNGFACILLEDVFQLGQFIFIVTFTTFLLRCVDYNVLFANPPSNCTRPGPFHSKVTLSDAILPSAQCAERIRSSPLLVLLLVLAAGFWLVQLLRSVCNLFSYWDIQVFYREALHIPPEELSSVPWAEVQSRLLALQQSGGLCVQPRPLTELDVHHRILRYTNYQVALANKGLLPARCPLPWGGSAAFLSRGLALNVDLLLFRGPFSLFRGGWELPHAYKRSDQRGALAARWGRTVLLLAALNLALSPLVLAWQVLHAFYSHVELLRREPGALGARGWSRLARLQLRHFNELPHELRARLARAYRPAAAFLRTAAPPAPLRALLARQIVFFAGALFAALLVLTVYDEDVLAVEHVLTAMTALGVTATVARSFIPEEQCQDRAPQLLLQTALAHMHYLPEEPGPGGRDRAYRQMAQLLQYRAVSLLEELLSPLLTPLFLLFWFRPRALEIIDFFHHFTVDVAGVGDICSFALMDVKRHGHPQWLSAGQTEASLSQRAEDGKTELSLMRFSLVHPLWRPPGHSSKFLGHLWGRVQQDAAAWGATSARSPPTPGVLSNCTSPLPEAFLANLFMHPLLPPRDLSPTAPCPAAATASLLASISRIAQDPSSVSPGGTGGQKLAQLPELASAEMSLHAIYLHQLHQQQQQEPWGEAAASVLSRPYSSPSQPPSPDEEKPSWSSDGSSPASSPRQQWGTQRARNLFPGGFQVTTDTQKEPDEASCTD encoded by the exons ATGGTGAGCCAAATAGGCTGGGGGGGGAGAAGAGGGCGGCTGGGGCGGTGGGGAGACCTGGGGCCTGGATCAGTGCCCCTGCTCCCCATGccactgccacctcctcctcctccttcatgcCGGGGACCTGGGGGAGGGAGGATCTCCATCTTCTCTCTGTCCCCTGCCCCTCATACAAGAAGCTCCCCCTCCTCATTTTCCCCTCCCACCCCAAGGCCCCCTTGCTCAGTGCTACAGGGGACAGGGGCTCAGCCTTGCCACAgtgctctccccaccccagccaccccCCCAACACAGGCTCAACCTGCAATGACACCTGCCTCTGCATCTCCCTCCTGGGGATCCCACTCTACCCCACCCCTGGCCTCGGCAACTCCCCCTCCCTCACACCAGTGCCCCCAGGACTCTCCTGGGCTGCGGGTAGGCCCTTTGATCCCTGAACAGGATTATGAGCGGCTGGAGGACTGTGACCCTGAGGGGTCCCAAGACTCACCCATCCACGGGGAGGAGCAGCAACCCCTGCTTCATGTCCCTGAAGGGCTCTGCg GCTCCTGGCATCACATCCAGAACCTGGACAGCTTCTTCACCAAG ATCTACAGCTACCACCAGCGGAATGGCTTTGCCTGCATCCTGCTGGAGGATGTCTTCCAGTTGGG ACAATTCATTTTCATTGTCACCTTCACAACCTTCCTCCTTCGATGTGTGGATTACAATGTTCTCTTTGCCAACCCACCAAGTAACTGTACGAGACCTGGGCCGTTCCACAGCAAAGTGACCTTGTCAGATGCCATCCTACCCTCAGCCCAGTGTGCTGAGAG GATCCGCTCCAGCCCGCTGCTCGTCCTCCTCCTGGTCCTGGCTGCGGGCTTCTGGCTGGTCCAACTGCTTCGCTCAGTCTGCAACCTCTTCAGCTACTGGGACATCCAGGTGTTTTACAGGGAGGCCCTGCACATCCCCCCG GAGGAGCTGAGCTCGGTTCCCTGGGCAGAGGTGCAGTCCCGCCTCTTGGCGCTGCAGCAGAGCGGGGGCCTGTGCGTGCAGCCGCGGCCCCTGACGGAGCTGGACGTCCACCACCGCATCCTGCGCTACACCAACTACCAGGTGGCGCTGGCCAACAAGGGCCTGCTGCCGGCCCGCTGCCCGCTACCCTGGGGAGGCAGTGCCGCTTTCCTCAGCCGCGGCCTGGCGCTCAATGTCGACCTGCTGCTCTTCCGCGGTCCCTTCTCGCTCTTCCGCGGGGGCTGGGAGTTGCCGCACGCCTACAAGCGCAGCGACCAGCGGGGCGCCCTGGCAGCGCGCTGGGGGCGCACAGTGCTGCTGCTGGCCGCCCTGAACCTGGCGTTGAGTCCACTGGTGCTGGCCTGGCAGGTGCTGCACGCCTTCTATAGCCACGTGGAGCTGCTGCGGCGCGAGCCCGGCGCGCTTGGGGCGCGCGGCTGGTCCCGCCTGGCGCGCTTGCAGCTGCGCCACTTCAACGAGCTGCCGCACGAGCTGCGCGCGCGCCTGGCGCGCGCCTACCGCCCCGCCGCAGCCTTCCTGCGCACCGCTGCGCCCCCCGCGCCCCTGCGCGCGCTGCTGGCCCGCCAGATCGTTTTCTTCGCGGGTGCACTCTTCGCCGCGCTGCTTGTGCTCACCGTCTACGACGAGGACGTGCTGGCCGTGGAGCACGTGCTCACCGCCATGACCGCTCTCGGGGTCACCGCCACCGTGGCCAG GTCTTTCATTCCGGAAGAGCAGTGCCAGGATCGTGCGCCGCAGCTTCTACTGCAGACCGCCCTGGCCCACATGCACTACCTCCCGGAGGAGCCTGGCCCCGGTGGCAGGGACCGCGCGTACCGGCAGATGGCGCAGCTACTGCAGTACCGAGCG GTCTCCCTCCTAGAGGAGCTCCTGTCCCCGCTCCTCACCCCGCTATTTCTGCTTTTCTGGTTCCGCCCTCGTGCCCTGGAGATTATCGACTTTTTTCATCACTTCACTGTGGATGTGGCTGGGGTTGGGGACATCTGTTCCTTTGCCCTTATGGATGTGAAGCGCCATGGCCACCCTCAG TGGCTCTCGGCGGGACAGACTGAGGCCTCGCTGTCTCAGCGTGCGGAGGATGGCAAGACTGAGCTTTCTTTGATGCGGTTCTCCCTGGTGCATCCGCTCTGGCGCCCCCCAGGGCACAGCTCTAAGTTTCTTGGGCACCTCTGGGGCCGAGTACAACAAGATGCAGCTGCCTGGGGTGCCACCTCGGCTCGCAGCCCCCCCACCCCGGGGGTGCTCAGCAATTGCACCTCACCCCTG CCTGAGGCCTTCCTGGCCAACCTCTTCATGCACCCTCTCCTGCCTCCGAGGGATCTGAGCCCGACAGCCCCCTGTCCAGCTGCAGCCACAGCCAGCCTCCTTGCCTCCATTTCCCGCATTGCCCAGGACCCCAG CTCTGTGTCCCCAGGAGGCACTGGGGGCCAGAAGCTGGCCCAGCTCCCAGAACTTGCTTCTGCCGAGATGAGTCTCCATGCCATCTACCTGCACCAG CttcaccagcagcagcagcaggagccgTGGGGCGAGGCTGCAGCCTCTGTCCTGTCCAGGCCCTACTCCAGCCCCTCACAGCCACCCTCGCCTGATGAGGAGAAGCCATCCTGGTCAAGTGATG GCTCCAGTCCGGCCTCCAGCCCCAGACAACAGTGGGGAACCCAGAGGGCCCGGAATCTGTTCCCTGGAGGGTTTCAGGTGACAACAGACACCCAGAAGGAGCCTGACGAGGCCTCTTGCACTGACTGA
- the NOS3 gene encoding nitric oxide synthase, endothelial isoform X1 produces the protein MGNLKSVAQEPGPPCGLGLGLGLGLCGKQGPATSAPEPSRAPASLPPPAPEHSPPSSPLTQPPEGPKFPRVKNWEVGSIAYDTLSAQAQQDGPCTPRRCLGSLVFPRKLQGRPSPGPPAPEQLLSQARDFINQYYSSIRRSGSQAHEQRLQEVEAEVAATGTYQLRESELVFGAKQAWRNAPRCVGRIQWGKLQVFDARDCRSAQEMFTYICNHIKYATNRGNLRSAITVFPQRCPGRGDFRIWNSQLVRYAGYRQQDGSVRGDPANVEITELCIQHGWTPGNGRFDVLPLLLQVPDEPPELFLLPPELVLEVPLEHPTLEWFAALGLRWYALPAVSNMLLEIGGLEFPAAPFSGWYMSTEIGTRNLCDPHRYNILEDVAVCMDLDTRTTSSLWKDKAAVEINVAVLHSYQLAKVTIVDHHAATASFMKHLENEQKARGGCPADWAWIVPPISGSLTPVFHQEMVNYFLSPAFRYQPDPWKGSAAKGTGITRKKTFKEVANAVKISASLMGTVMAKRVKATILYGSETGRAQSYAQQLGRLFRKAFDPRVLCMDEYDVVSLEHETLVLVVTSTFGNGDPPENGESFAAALMEMSGPYNSSPRPEQHKSYKIRFNSISCSDPLVSSWRRKRKESSNTDSAGALGTLRFCVFGLGSRAYPHFCAFARAVDTRLEELGGERLLQLGQGDELCGQEEAFRGWAQAAFQAACETFCVGEDAKAAARDIFSPKRSWKRQRYRLSAQAEGLQLLPGLIHVHRRKMFQATILSVENLQSSKSTRATILVRLDTGGQEGLQYQPGDHIGVCPPNRPGLVEALLSRVEDPPAPTEPVAVEQLEKGSPGGPPPSWVRDPRLPPCTLRQALTFFLDITSPPSPQLLRLLSTLAEEPREQQELEALSQDPRRYEEWKWFRCPTLLEVLEQFPSVALPAPLLLTQLPLLQPRYYSVSSAPSTHPGEIHLTVAVLAYRTQDGLGPLHYGVCSTWLSQLKPGDPVPCFIRGAPSFRLPPDPSLPCILVGPGTGIAPFRGFWQERLHDIESKGLQPTPMTLVFGCRCSQLDHLYRDEVQNAQQRGVFGRVLTAFSREPDNPKTYVQDILRTELAAEVHRVLCLERGHMFVCGDVTMATNVLQTVQRILATEGDMELDEAGDVIGVLRDQQRYHEDIFGLTLRTQEVTSRIRTQSFSLQERQLRGAVPWAFDPPGSDTNTNGP, from the exons CGCCCAGGCGCAGCAG GATGGGCCCTGCACCCCAAGACGCTGCCTGGGCTCCCTGGTATTTCCACGGAAACTACAGGGCCGGCCCTCCCCTGGCCCCCCGGCCCCTGAGCAGCTGCTGAGTCAGGCCCGGGACTTCATCAACCAGTACTACAGCTCCATCAGGAG GAGCGGCTCCCAGGCCCACGAACAGCGGCTTCAAGAGGTGGAAGCCGAGGTGGCAGCCACAGGCACCTACCAGCTTAGGGAGAGCGAGCTCGTGTTCGGGGCCAAGCAGGCCTGGCGCAACGCTCCCCGCTGTGTGGGCCGGATCCAGTGGGGGAAGCTGCAG GTGTTCGATGCCCGGGACTGCAGGTCTGCACAGGAAATGTTCACCTACATCTGCAACCACATCAAATACGCCACCAACCGGGGCAACCTTCG CTCGGCCATCACAGTGTTCCCGCAGCGCTGCCCTGGCCGAGGAGACTTCCGAATCTGGAACAGCCAGCTGGTGCGCTATGCGGGCTACCGGCAGCAGGACGGCTCTGTGCGGGGGGACCCAGCCAACGTCGAGATCACCGAG CTCTGCATTCAGCATGGCTGGACCCCAGGAAACGGTCGCTTTGACGTGCTGCCCCTGCTGCTGCAAGTCCCGGATGAGCCCCCAGAACTCTTCCTTCTGCCCCCTGAGCTGGTCCTTGAGGTGCCCCTGGAGCACCCTAC gctggagtggtttGCAGCCCTGGGCCTGCGCTGGTACGCCCTCCCAGCAGTGTCCAACATGCTGCTGGAAATTGGGGGCCTGGAGTTCCCCGCAGCCCCCTTCAGTGGCTGGTACATGAGCACTGAGATCGGCACGAGGAACCTGTGTGACCCTCACCGCTACAACATCCTGGAG GACGTGGCTGTCTGCATGGACCTGGATACCCGGACAACTTCGTCCCTATGGAAAGACAAGGCAGCGGTGGAAATCAACGTGGCCGTGCTGCACAGTTACCAG CTGGCCAAAGTCACCATTGTGGACCACCACGCCGCCACAGCCTCCTTCATGAAGCACCTGGAGAATGAGCAGAAGGCCAGGGGGGGCTGCCCTGCAGACTGGGCCTGGATCGTGCCCCCCATCTCGGGCAGCCTCACTCCTGTCTTCCATCAGGAGATGGTCAACTATTTCCTGTCACCAGCCTTCCGCTACCAG CCAGACCCCTGGAAGGGGAGTGCGGCCAAGGGCACCGGCATCACCAGGAAGAAGACCTTTAAAGAAGTGGCCAA TGCCGTGAAGATCTCTGCCTCGCTCATGGGCACCGTGATGGCGAAGCGAGTGAAGGCGACAATCCTGTATGGCTCCGAGACCGGCCGGGCCCAGAGCTACGCACAGCAGCTGGGGAGACTTTTCCGGAAGGCTTTTGATCCCCGG GTCCTGTGTATGGATGAGTATGACGTGGTGTCCCTCGAACACGAGACGCTGGTGCTGGTGGTAACCAGCACATTCGGGAATGGGGATCCCCCGGAGAATGGAGAG AGCTTTGCAGCTGCCCTGATGGAGATGTCCGGTCCCTACAACAGCTCCCCTCGGCCGGAACAGCACAA GAGTTATAAGATCCGCTTCAACAGCATCTCCTGCTCAGACCCACTGGTGTCCTCTTGGCGGCGGAAGAGGAAGGAGTCCAGTAACACAGACAGTGCAGGGGCCCTGGGCACACTCAG GTTCTGTGTGTTCGGGCTGGGCTCCCGGGCCTACCCCCACTTCTGCGCCTTTGCTCGTGCGGTGGACACGCGGCTGGAGGAACTGGGCGGGGAGCGGCTGCTGCAGCTGGGCCAGGGCGACGAGCTGTGTGGCCAGGAGGAGGCCTTCCGCGGCTGGGCCCAGGCTGCCTTCCAG GCCGCCTGTGAGACCTTCTGTGTGGGAGAGGATGCCAAGGCTGCTGCCCGAGACATCTTCAGCCCCAAAAGGAGTTGGAAGCGCCAGAGGTACCGGCTGAGCGCCCAGGCCGAGGGCCTGCAGTTGCTGCCAG GTCTGATCCACGTGCACAGGCGGAAGATGTTCCAGGCTACAATTCTCTCAGTGGAAAACCTGCAAAGCAGCAAGTCCAC gaggGCCACCATCCTGGTGCGCCTGgacactggaggccaggaggggCTGCAGTACCAGCCGGGGGATCACATAGGTGTCTGCCCACCCAACCGGCCCGGCCTTGTGGAGGCGCTGCTGAGCCGCGTGGAGGACCCGCCTGCGCCCACCGAGCCCGTGGCAGTAGAGCAACTGGAGAAGGGCAGCCCTG GTGGCCCTCCCCCCAGCTGGGTGCGGGACCCCCGGCTGCCCCCATGCACGCTGCGCCAGGCTCTCACCTTCTTCCTGGACATCACCTCCCCGCCCAGCCCTCAGCTCTTGCGGCTGCTCAGCACCTTGGCAGAAGAGCCCAGGGAACAGCAGGAGCTGGAGGCCCTCAGTCAG GATCCCCGACGCTACGAGGAGTGGAAGTGGTTCCGCTGCCCCACGCTGCTGGAGGTGCTGGAGCAGTTCCCGTCGGTGGCACTGCCTGCCCCACTGCTCCTCACCCAGCTGCCTCTGCTCCAACCCCGGTACTACTCAGTCAGCTCAGCACCCAGCACCCACCCAGGAGAGATCCACCTCACTGTAGCTGTGCTGGCATACAGGACCCAGG ATGGGCTGGGCCCCCTGCACTATGGAGTCTGCTCCACGTGGCTAAGCCAACTCAAGCCCGGAGACCCTGTGCCCTGCTTCATCCGGGG GGCTCCCTCCTTCCGGCTGCCACCTGATCCCAGCTTGCCCTGCATCCTGGTGGGCCCAGGCACTGGCATTGCCCCCTTCCGGGGATTCTGGCAGGAGCGGCTGCATGACATTGAGAGCAAAG GGCTGCAGCCCACTCCCATGACTTTGGTGTTTGGCTGCCGATGCTCCCAACTCGACCATCTCTACCGCGACGAGGTGCAGAACGCCCAGCAGCGCGGGGTGTTTGGCCGAGTCCTCACCGCCTTCTCCCGGGAACCTGACAACCCCAAG ACCTACGTGCAGGACATCCTGAGGACGGAGCTGGCTGCGGAGGTGCACCGCGTGCTGTGCCTCGAGCGGGGCCACATGTTTGTCTGCGGCGATGTCACCATGGCAACCAACGTCCTGCAGACCGTGCAGCGCATCCTGGCAACGGAGGGCGACATGGAGCTGGACGAGGCCGGCGACGTCATCGGCGTGCTGCGG GATCAGCAACGCTACCACGAAGACATTTTCGGGCTCACGCTGCGCACCCAGGAGGTGACAAGCCGCATACGCACCCAGAGCTTTTCCTTGCAGGAGCGGCAGCTACGGGGCGCAGTGCCCTGGGCGTTCGACCCGCCCGGCTCGGACACCAACACCAACGGCCCCTGA